The window GCTGGAAGAACTAGCTGCAATAAGGGAGCTGAAGGAATTGGGATTGGAAGAGAGATTGAGGGAATTAGCTGAGGTTAAGGAAGTTAAGGCACTAGCTGAAAAACAGAAATTACAAGGATTAGATGCTCAGGAGGGATTGCAACTGACTGAGAAGATTAGAGCATTGGGAGGACAGCTAGATCTGATGGAGGGGAGGTGGAGAGAGAAGTTTAAGGAGCTAACACAGTTGGATGAGCAAGGTGTACGTAAGAATCTGAATCCACAAGCTATAGCAGCAGTGGCAGGTAAACTCGAAGAGATCTGGGCACTGGGGACGCTAGGTCAGTTGGATGACCTAATGCCTGGGGAGAGGTCTAAGGCATTAGCTGAGGTTAAGGAAACACTGAAGCAGTTGAAGGATGAGTTGGGGTTAGTGGACCTAGATAGGAAGCTAGTAAAGATCACAGAACTGGAAGCACTGGGGAAAATCAGAAAGCTTGGAGAATTGGGGGATTTAGAGAGGCTGGGAGCTAAGAAGATACGGGAGCTGGTGAAGAATCTAGGAGCACTGGAGCAAGAGAAGATACAGGAGGTGGAAGCGGCGGGGAAGCTGGTGAAGGGAAGGGAAAGGGGTGGCATCACGTTGTTCACGAGCCTTGAGAAGCTGACAATAGAGGAACTTAAGAAAGCTGGGATGACACAGCTCGAGAAGCTGGTAAAGGAATTGGAAGCACCCGGAGTGACAACACTTCCAGGCCGGGCAGATCTTAAGAACAAACTAGAGGCACTAGTTGCAATAAAGGAGCTGACAGAGACGCAAAAGAAGCTAGATGAACTATCCAAGATCAAAGCACTAGAAGAACTTACAGAGATTGCTGAGAAACGTGGAGTAGCTACAGTGATGAAGGCTGCATTGACTAGTGCTATGGAGATTACAAAGAATAGGGGTTGGACTGATTACTTAAGTAGAGTTGATGCTGAGGTACGGTCAACTTACTGGCCTACTCTCCTACTTACCTAACCACCCAATGTTGTCTCCCAGCCACACATCTACACTCTGGGATCAGTACTCTTGCCTAATGAGGCATTTCCACCATTAGCACCCCTCTACTCACTACCCCTACGCTCCCACCTACCCACTCAACTTGGTGCCCTCTGCACCAGCACCTCACAACTCATTTCCATATCAACGTTAACTAACCAACTACCACAGCATACACTTCACCCTACTTATCCCGGCTCATGTTGATACTACAAACAGTTGGGTGTCCCTATGCTTATCCCACTGTGGTATTGCTACCATCTATAATCACCTAACGTTGTTCCTGAAGTACAGTTAAGGGTACACCCAGGTCTCTCTAACTACCACTCGCATTCTTAGTATACTTGGCACAGTCAAAGTTCTCTGCATGCACACCTAACTACCGACACACTGCCCCACCCAAGTCCCTAACTACCCAATGTGGCATTTCCACCACCTTTGCATTCAAGTTCTGTGCATTCACACTATCATCCAGGTCCCTTACCTAACCAACTCACAGCACATCACTTGACTTCGTCCCCACAACTTGGTACACCCACCAACTGCACCCAGGCCATTCCTAACTCGTACCACCCAGCCCAGCACACCTAACTACCCAACCTCCATCTACACAGTTGAAGCTCTTGCCATCACCTACACCTGTGTCACTACCCAGGTCTCTAACTACTTCGGCTCCCAGCCTTCTGGGCACAGTCAAAGTTCTCCGCACACCAACTACTCAGGTCTCTCTACCGACCCACATTCCCAGCACCACCCAATGTGGCACCGCCACCATCTACACACTTGAAGCTCTGTGCATTCACACCGTCACTATTCAGACCAGCAGCAAACTTAGCCATTAGCTTACCGGCACCAAAGAATATAGCTGTGAATACAACTAACATTACAATTGCAGGCCATGCTAGTTTACCGAATATAGCCATGATGCTGGAACCTAATATCACTCCTGTCATGATTGGTAGTCCAAGCTTCTGTACAAACCCTATTAACATTACATATAACCTTAGTCGCTGTATCATCAGCTGCATCACCAGTACCAGTAGCAGCACTAGCCCCAGCAGGTACACCATGGAGGATACTCCATGTGAAGACTCACCTGTATCCGGGACTCAATACCTAGGTCTTCCCAATTGGGACTATCTGCACCACCAACTGAGCGCACCCAACTCTGGGGGTCCTCTACCTCGTGCTACTACCTACATGCTTGCCGCATCCACAGTTCCCTGCACTCACTCCAAGGTCTCGTCTCTTATTCGTACTTAACCTCTGGAACACACACCTGCCCATTGTATGGACGATGATGTAAGTTCAATGAGGAAAACAAAAGAGAAGGTCAGGGTTTGCACACAGGTGTGGAGGTGGGCATCAGACTCGGATTCTAATCCCACTGTGGCATCACCACCATCAACGTACCAGAGAGTCGGGGCAGTTGCACTAGTAACACATGTGGTAGGAATAGTGGTGCAACAAGAGCGCTCTAGTATAGCGCCACTGCTGCAGAAGGAAGCATTGGGTATAGTATTGGAGGAGCCAGGGTTGAAGTTGAAGTAGGGTATGAGAGGTTTGTTATTAAGGGAGGTAAGAAGTCTAATGAGGATACAGCTTCAGTATTCTTATTAGGAAAGGAGTTAGCATATGATACAGCTAGAGGTCAGGTAGAGCGTCTTACTACTCATTTAGGTAAGATAACTAAGAGTGATGCCAAGAGGTGGGGTACTGCAGTAGAGGCTGCTACCGGTGGTGGTGAAGCACTGAGTAAGAAGGTGTGTGGGGCCAATGGTACCACTGGTGCCACCAAGTGTGGTACTACTGATAGCAAGGACACCAACAGCAAGCTTAGCACTGTATTCAATGCTGACAGTACAGATGCAATCTCATCAATGAACACTTCTACCAGTGGCACCAGCACCATCAGCGTGAAGGGGATGGCGGACAACATCAATAGCCTCGATAAGGAGGGAAAGGCTGTTGTTGCTGGGGCTTTTGCTAAAGCTGTTGAAGGTGCAGAGGTGATAGAGGTTAGGGCTATCGGATCTACTTCTGTAATGCTCAATGCTTGCTATGACCTCCTGACTGATGGTATTGGGGTTGTGCCTTATGCTTGTGCTGGTATCGGTGGTAACTTCATCAGTGTTGTAGACGGGCATATAAATCCCCGCCTTTCCCACATCAATGGCAAACTCAGACGCTTTCCACAGCTTTCACTTCTGGTACATAATAGCTGAGCATGCCGTAGACCCCATCTTTCAATGTTACAGCAGCGCTTGGACAGCCGGAGCAGGCCCCTCTGAGGTGCACGAAGACTACCCCTTCCTTGTATCCCCTGAACTTTATGTCTCCACCGTCTTGGGCAACCGCAGGTCTCACGTAGTGCTCTATAAGCTCCTTAACACGCTTCACTACTTCGGTGTCCACCTCGTCGAAAAATTCCTGCTCGCCTCCATCTTCATGTGCTGGTAACGGTGTGGCATCTGCACCACGCAACGAGAGGTAATCTGTCATCACAACCAAAATCTCTGGCCTCAGAGTGTCCCAATCGGCATGCGGCAGCTTTGTGACAGATATGAAATCCCCTCCAAAAAACACCTTAGACACACCTTGTATATCAAATAGCAGCCTAGCAAGGGCAGAACTTCGGGCTGCATCAGCATCCGAGAATTCAACGCCGCTTTCTACGTTGCCCGCATCAGCACTAAGCAAAAACCTCAAAGCGTCAGGGTTAGGCGTGTTTTCAATCTGAATAAACATAAACAACCCTTGCAATGAAGTAATGTTCGTGGGTATAATCCCCCCACTGCGGAAGATAGCAGTGTATTGCAGTGCGTGGAGCAAATCAAGTTTTATCGCATGTTCTTAGTGCTTTTCACCGTGCTGTGCGTGGTCGGCGCATTGTTTGTGCTGCCGGTTATTGTCATGGTAGCGTTCCTGCTGTTTAAGAAGAACAGCCTCATATACGGGGGTTTTAGCAACGGGGATTTCAGGACTATCCTGAATAGAATGATCAACGAGATGTATGGTGCGGGCTACGCGGGCGGTTCGGCCAGAAGAACAACAGAGTCTTTGTCCAGGTGTGAAGCGCTGGAGATTCTGGGCCTTGGAGACAGTGCCACTCCCGAGCAAATAACCTCAGCCTATCACCGGTTGATGAAGTTCGCACACCCCGATAGGGGCGGCTCTGCGTATTTCGCCCAAAAACTAAATCAGGCACGTGACACCCTGCTTGGCAACAGCTGAGCAGTGCGCTCCAAACAGCCGGGCGCATCACCCAAGTCCCCACTATCTGCACCCACTCACAACTCATTCCCATATCAACTAGTCACCTACACAGCACATCACTCCCTGCCCTACAACTTCCCAGGCTCATGTTGATACTGCAAACAGTCGGGTGTTCCTTAGCTCATCCCACTGTGGTCTTGCTACCATCTATAACCACCTAATGTTGTTCTTAAAGTACAGTCAAAGTGCTGCCCACACCTGTGTCATTACCCTCAGGTCTCCTTACTTCTTACTCGCACTCCCAGCTGTGTCACTACCCTCTGGCACCACCCAAGTCCCTACTCTCCCACACCACCTCTGTGTACTACTCGCACTCCCAACTTTCTTGGTGTTGCATTGCCAACACACCTACATTACCACCTAGTCCCCTTCTAGGTAGAGATCTAACATTAGATACAGTGAGGGGTCAGTTACTATCCAGTGCATTGGGTAGGATGTCTATGGGGGATGTGAAGAGGTTTAGGAAGGAAGTAGTAGATAGTATAGGAGCAGGAACAGCTAGTCCTGTAAGGGCTGTATTTAGCAGTGCAGTACTTGGTAGTGCAGTACCTAGTGCTGATGGTGATACATTCCTGATGGGAGAGATGGTAGGAGTTGATGAGGGACTAGTTATTCAAGAACTAAGTAGAGCTGATGAGTTAGTGAAGTTACAACATGAATTAGAAAAGCAAGTAAGTAAATTAGCTGAACTTGGAGAACTTAAGTGGTTAGAAGAACTTGAGAAGCTGCAGACTGAGGAGATCCAGAAGGTGAAGGACAGCATAGGGGAGATGGAGAAAGAGAAGATAGCGGCGGTGAAGACGGCAAAGGAGGGAGTGGCCGAGTTGGAGCAGTGGGAGAAAGGGAAGAGTTTGGGAGCAAAGGAGTGGGAGAAGCTGCGGGAGAAGCTGGAGACCTGGATAAAGGTGAGAGAGAAGCTAGGGGGAAAGTGGAAGCGCCAAGGAGAGAAGCTGAAGGAGCTCAGGAGCAAACTAGAGATGATAAAGGGATTGAAGGAGGGAGCAAAGAGACTCAAGGGGCAGTTAGATCAACTCAAGGAACCAAGAGACTTGGAGAGGCTAGAAGCTGAGAAGATAGCGGAGGTGAAGACGGCAAAGGAGGCAGCAGCAGAGGGAGTCACTGGGCTGGTGAAGGTGGGGGAACTGAAGGAGAAGTTAAAGGAGGTAGAGGAGGGGTATGGGGGGCTGAAGGAGAAAGCCAAGAGGAAGTGGGATGAGGATGAGGGGTTGAAGACGGCTAGGAAGGTGAGGGATAAGATAGAGGAGGTAGAGGAAGCAAAGGAGGCGATAAATAAGGTAAAGGTGGAGGAGCTGACAGCGGAGGAGGTGAAGCAGGAGATAGGAAAGCTTAGAGGGCTGGAGAGGACTACAGAGGAGCTGAAGCAGAAGCTGGAGGAGCTCAAGAAGGTAGGTTATGCTGGAGAGCTAATCAAGAGACTGGGAGAGCTTGAGGAGGGGTTAGGACTGAAGTGGCTGGAAAAGATAAAGGTGGAGGTGAAGAAGGAGATAGAAAAGCTTGGAGCGCTGGAGAAGAGCAGTGAGTGGGAGAAGCTTAAGGAGCTGCAGGCACTCAAGAACAGGCTAGAAGAACTAGCTGTAATAAAGGAGCTGAAGGCATTGGGATTGGAAGAGAGATTGAGGGAATTAGCTGAGGTTAAGGAAGTTAAGGCATTAGCTGAGAGGCAGAAAGCTGGGGAATTAGATGTGCAAGGGGGATTGCAACTCACAGAGAAGATAAAGGCATTAAGCGTAGGTATGGTAGGGAGGTTAGAAGCTAGGAGACTGGGAGAGAATACAGATGGTGGACTAGCCGAGAAGTTGGGGAGGCTAGGAAGGTTAGCGTCTGGGGAGAGGTCCAAGGAACTGGAGGCAATGAAGGCTGCGCTGAAGCAGTTGAAGGAGATGAAGATAGAGGAGGTGAAGGATGAGGTGAAACGCAACAGTGATGTGGGTGCAGAGTGGGAATGGCTGGCAGGATTTGGAGCTGAAGGCAAGACACTGGAGGAGGTAAAGCAGGAGTGGGAGAAGGAGAAAGGGCGTCTAGAGAATCTGGCACAAAAGCTGAGGGACTCTAAGCAGGTAGAAGCAGTAAAGGGGCTCCAGAAGTTGGAGATGGCAATCAAAGGGAAGTTGGATGTGGTGCATAAGCTGGAGAAGAAGGGGCGGACCAAGGAGCTCAAGAATCTCAAGAATAAACTAGATGAACTATCCAAGATCAAAGCACTAGAAGAACTTACAGAGATTGCTGAGAAACGTGGAGTAGCTACAGTGATGAAGGCTGCATTGACTAGTGCTATGGAGATTACAAAGAATAGGGGTTGGACTGATTACTTAAGTAGAGTTGATGCTGAGGTACGGTCAACTTACTGGCCTACTCTCCTACTTACCTAACCACCCAATGTTGTCTCCCAGCCACACATCTACACTCTGGGATCAGTACTCTTGCCTAATGAGGCATTTCCACCATTAGCACCCCTCTACTCACTACCCCTACGCTCCCACCTACCCACTCAACTTGGTGCCCTCTGCACCAGCACCTCACAACTCATTTCCATATCAACGTTAACTAACCAACTACCACAGCATACACTTCACCCTACTTATCCCGGCTCATGTTGATACTACAAACAGTTGGGTGTCCCTATGCTTATCCCACTGTGGTATTGCTACCATCTATAATCACCTAACGTTGTTCCTGAAGTACAGTTAAGGGTACACCCAGGTCTCTCTAACTACCACTCGCATTCTTAGTATACTTGGCACAGTCAAAGTTCTCTGCATGCACACCTAACTACCGACACACTGCCCCACCCAAGTCCCTAACTACCCAATGTGGCATTTCCACCACCTTTGCATTCAAGTTCTGTGCATTCACACTATCATCCAGGTCCCTTACCTAACCAACTCACAGCACATCACTTGACTTCGTCCCCACAACTTGGTACACCCACCAACTGCACCCAGGCCATTCCTAACTCGTACCACCCAGCCCAGCACACCTAACTACCCAACCTCCATCTACACAGTTGAAGCTCTTGCCATCACCTACACCTGTGTCACTACCCAGGTCTCTAACTACTTCGGCTCCCAGCCTTCTGGGCACAGTCAAAGTTCTCCGCACACCAACTACTCAGGTCTCTCTACCGACCCACATTCCCAGCACCACCCAATGTGGCACCGCCACCATCTACACAGTTGAAGCTCTGTGCATTCACACCGTCACTATTCAGACCAGCAGCAAACTTAGCCATTAGCTTACCGGCACCAAAGAATATAGCTGTGAATACAACTAACATTACAATTGCAGGCCATGCTAGTTTACCGAATATAGCCATGATGCTGGAACCTAATATCACTCCTGTCATGATTGGTAGTCCAAGCTTCTGTACAAACCCTATAACATTACATATAACCTTAGTCGCTGTATCATCAGCTTCAGCAGTATCACCAACAGCCCCAGCAGGTACACCATGGAGGATACTCCATGTGAAGACTCACCTGTATCCGGGACTCAATACCTAGGTCTTCCCAATTGGGACTATCTGCACCACCAACTGAGCGCACCCAACTCTGGGGGTCCTCTACCTCGTGCTACTACCTACATGCTTGCCGCATCCACAGTTCCCTGCACTCACTCCAAGGTCTCGTCTCTTATTCGTACTTAACCTCTGGAACACACACCTGCCCATTGTATGGACGATGATGTAAGTTCAATGAGGAAAACAAAAGAGAAGGTCAGGGTTTGCACACAGGTGTGGAGGTGGGCATCAGACTCGGATTCTAATCCCACTGTGGCATCACCACCATCAACGTACCAGAGAGTCGGGGCAGTTGCACTAGTAACACATGTGGTAGGAATAGTGGTGCAACAAGAGCGCTCTAGTATAGCGCCACTGCTGCAGAAGGAAGCATTGG of the Anaplasma centrale str. Israel genome contains:
- a CDS encoding NifU family protein → MFIQIENTPNPDALRFLLSADAGNVESGVEFSDADAARSSALARLLFDIQGVSKVFFGGDFISVTKLPHADWDTLRPEILVVMTDYLSLRGADATPLPAHEDGGEQEFFDEVDTEVVKRVKELIEHYVRPAVAQDGGDIKFRGYKEGVVFVHLRGACSGCPSAAVTLKDGVYGMLSYYVPEVKAVESV
- a CDS encoding J domain-containing protein gives rise to the protein MFLVLFTVLCVVGALFVLPVIVMVAFLLFKKNSLIYGGFSNGDFRTILNRMINEMYGAGYAGGSARRTTESLSRCEALEILGLGDSATPEQITSAYHRLMKFAHPDRGGSAYFAQKLNQARDTLLGNS
- a CDS encoding TrbC/VirB2 family protein; this encodes MLHGVPAGAVGDTAEADDTATKVICNVIGFVQKLGLPIMTGVILGSSIMAIFGKLAWPAIVMLVVFTAIFFGAGKLMAKFAAGLNSDGVNAQSFNCVDGGGATLGGAGNVGR